One part of the Eptesicus fuscus isolate TK198812 chromosome 20, DD_ASM_mEF_20220401, whole genome shotgun sequence genome encodes these proteins:
- the LOC129147340 gene encoding asialoglycoprotein receptor 2-like isoform X2 — protein MEKDFQDIQQLDPEENDHQLGRGEGPGTHGHSPRRADAFWKAPPPQPPLLRTLCSSLWLSLLVLGFNVLLLVAICVIGSQRAQMQREFWTLKDAFSNFSASTLTEIQSLSFHGGSTSDKVMSLEAKLEKQQLELRADHATLLFHLKHFPADVRVLSCQMAFLRSNGTECCPIGWLEHDGSCYWFSRSGSTWPRAEQSCRLQNAHLVVINSREEQKFIAQHSSPFHTWIGLTERDGSWKWLDGTDYGNSYKNWAFGEPNNWQGHEEGGSEDCAEVREDGRWNDDFCLQVQRWACEMTRNITG, from the exons ATGGAGAAGGACTTCCAAGACATCCAGCAGCTGGACCCCGAGGAAAATGACCACCAGCTGGGTAGGGGTGAGGGGCCAGGCACTCATGGACACAGTCCCAGGAGAGCAGATGCATTTTGGAAAG cgccccctccccagccccctctgctGCGGACTCTCTGCTCCAGCCTCTGGCTCAGCCTGCTGGTCCTGGGCTTCAACGTCCTGCTGCTGGTGGCCATCTGCGTGATCGGGTCCCAGA GAGCACAGATGCAAAGGGAGTTTTGGACCCTAAAAGACGCTTTCAGCAACTTCTCCGCCAGCACCCTCACCGAGATCCAGTCGCTCAGCTTCCACG GAGGCAGCACAAGTGACAAAGTGATGTCTCTGGAAGCCAAGCTGgagaagcagcagctggagcTGAGAGCAG ATCACGCCACCTTGCTCTTTCACCTGAAGCACTTCCCAGCCGACGTGCGCGTCCTGTCCTGTCAGATGGCCTTCCTGCGAAGCAACG GCACGGAATGCTGCCCCATCGGCTGGCTGGAGCACGACGGCAGCTGCTACTGGTTTTCTCGCTCTGGATCCACCTGGCCGCGGGCTGAGCAGTCCTGCCGGCTGCAGAACGCCCACCTGGTCGTCATCAACTCCAGAGAGGAGCAG AAATTCATTGCACAGCACTCGAGCCCCTTTCACACCTGGATAGGTCTCACTGAGCGCGATGGCTCCTGGAAGTGGTTGGACGGCACAGACTATGGGAACAGCTACAA GAACTGGGCCTTCGGTGAACCAAATAACTGGCAGGGGCATGAGGAGGGCGGAAGTGAAGACTGTGCTGAAGTCCGGGAGGACGGGCGCTGGAACGACGATTTCTGCCTGCAGGTGCAGCGCTGGGCGTGTGAGATGACACGCAACATCACCGGCTAG
- the LOC129147340 gene encoding asialoglycoprotein receptor 2-like isoform X4, whose product MEKDFQDIQQLDPEENDHQLGRAPPPQPPLLRTLCSSLWLSLLVLGFNVLLLVAICVIGSQRAQMQREFWTLKDAFSNFSASTLTEIQSLSFHGGSTSDKVMSLEAKLEKQQLELRADHATLLFHLKHFPADVRVLSCQMAFLRSNGTECCPIGWLEHDGSCYWFSRSGSTWPRAEQSCRLQNAHLVVINSREEQKFIAQHSSPFHTWIGLTERDGSWKWLDGTDYGNSYKNWAFGEPNNWQGHEEGGSEDCAEVREDGRWNDDFCLQVQRWACEMTRNITG is encoded by the exons ATGGAGAAGGACTTCCAAGACATCCAGCAGCTGGACCCCGAGGAAAATGACCACCAGCTGGGTAGGG cgccccctccccagccccctctgctGCGGACTCTCTGCTCCAGCCTCTGGCTCAGCCTGCTGGTCCTGGGCTTCAACGTCCTGCTGCTGGTGGCCATCTGCGTGATCGGGTCCCAGA GAGCACAGATGCAAAGGGAGTTTTGGACCCTAAAAGACGCTTTCAGCAACTTCTCCGCCAGCACCCTCACCGAGATCCAGTCGCTCAGCTTCCACG GAGGCAGCACAAGTGACAAAGTGATGTCTCTGGAAGCCAAGCTGgagaagcagcagctggagcTGAGAGCAG ATCACGCCACCTTGCTCTTTCACCTGAAGCACTTCCCAGCCGACGTGCGCGTCCTGTCCTGTCAGATGGCCTTCCTGCGAAGCAACG GCACGGAATGCTGCCCCATCGGCTGGCTGGAGCACGACGGCAGCTGCTACTGGTTTTCTCGCTCTGGATCCACCTGGCCGCGGGCTGAGCAGTCCTGCCGGCTGCAGAACGCCCACCTGGTCGTCATCAACTCCAGAGAGGAGCAG AAATTCATTGCACAGCACTCGAGCCCCTTTCACACCTGGATAGGTCTCACTGAGCGCGATGGCTCCTGGAAGTGGTTGGACGGCACAGACTATGGGAACAGCTACAA GAACTGGGCCTTCGGTGAACCAAATAACTGGCAGGGGCATGAGGAGGGCGGAAGTGAAGACTGTGCTGAAGTCCGGGAGGACGGGCGCTGGAACGACGATTTCTGCCTGCAGGTGCAGCGCTGGGCGTGTGAGATGACACGCAACATCACCGGCTAG
- the LOC129147340 gene encoding asialoglycoprotein receptor 2-like isoform X1 produces MEKDFQDIQQLDPEENDHQLGRGEGPGTHGHSPRRADAFWKAPPPQPPLLRTLCSSLWLSLLVLGFNVLLLVAICVIGSQSEDRRGAQMQREFWTLKDAFSNFSASTLTEIQSLSFHGGSTSDKVMSLEAKLEKQQLELRADHATLLFHLKHFPADVRVLSCQMAFLRSNGTECCPIGWLEHDGSCYWFSRSGSTWPRAEQSCRLQNAHLVVINSREEQKFIAQHSSPFHTWIGLTERDGSWKWLDGTDYGNSYKNWAFGEPNNWQGHEEGGSEDCAEVREDGRWNDDFCLQVQRWACEMTRNITG; encoded by the exons ATGGAGAAGGACTTCCAAGACATCCAGCAGCTGGACCCCGAGGAAAATGACCACCAGCTGGGTAGGGGTGAGGGGCCAGGCACTCATGGACACAGTCCCAGGAGAGCAGATGCATTTTGGAAAG cgccccctccccagccccctctgctGCGGACTCTCTGCTCCAGCCTCTGGCTCAGCCTGCTGGTCCTGGGCTTCAACGTCCTGCTGCTGGTGGCCATCTGCGTGATCGGGTCCCAGAGTGAGGATCGCAGGG GAGCACAGATGCAAAGGGAGTTTTGGACCCTAAAAGACGCTTTCAGCAACTTCTCCGCCAGCACCCTCACCGAGATCCAGTCGCTCAGCTTCCACG GAGGCAGCACAAGTGACAAAGTGATGTCTCTGGAAGCCAAGCTGgagaagcagcagctggagcTGAGAGCAG ATCACGCCACCTTGCTCTTTCACCTGAAGCACTTCCCAGCCGACGTGCGCGTCCTGTCCTGTCAGATGGCCTTCCTGCGAAGCAACG GCACGGAATGCTGCCCCATCGGCTGGCTGGAGCACGACGGCAGCTGCTACTGGTTTTCTCGCTCTGGATCCACCTGGCCGCGGGCTGAGCAGTCCTGCCGGCTGCAGAACGCCCACCTGGTCGTCATCAACTCCAGAGAGGAGCAG AAATTCATTGCACAGCACTCGAGCCCCTTTCACACCTGGATAGGTCTCACTGAGCGCGATGGCTCCTGGAAGTGGTTGGACGGCACAGACTATGGGAACAGCTACAA GAACTGGGCCTTCGGTGAACCAAATAACTGGCAGGGGCATGAGGAGGGCGGAAGTGAAGACTGTGCTGAAGTCCGGGAGGACGGGCGCTGGAACGACGATTTCTGCCTGCAGGTGCAGCGCTGGGCGTGTGAGATGACACGCAACATCACCGGCTAG
- the LOC129147340 gene encoding asialoglycoprotein receptor 2-like isoform X3, which produces MEKDFQDIQQLDPEENDHQLGRAPPPQPPLLRTLCSSLWLSLLVLGFNVLLLVAICVIGSQSEDRRGAQMQREFWTLKDAFSNFSASTLTEIQSLSFHGGSTSDKVMSLEAKLEKQQLELRADHATLLFHLKHFPADVRVLSCQMAFLRSNGTECCPIGWLEHDGSCYWFSRSGSTWPRAEQSCRLQNAHLVVINSREEQKFIAQHSSPFHTWIGLTERDGSWKWLDGTDYGNSYKNWAFGEPNNWQGHEEGGSEDCAEVREDGRWNDDFCLQVQRWACEMTRNITG; this is translated from the exons ATGGAGAAGGACTTCCAAGACATCCAGCAGCTGGACCCCGAGGAAAATGACCACCAGCTGGGTAGGG cgccccctccccagccccctctgctGCGGACTCTCTGCTCCAGCCTCTGGCTCAGCCTGCTGGTCCTGGGCTTCAACGTCCTGCTGCTGGTGGCCATCTGCGTGATCGGGTCCCAGAGTGAGGATCGCAGGG GAGCACAGATGCAAAGGGAGTTTTGGACCCTAAAAGACGCTTTCAGCAACTTCTCCGCCAGCACCCTCACCGAGATCCAGTCGCTCAGCTTCCACG GAGGCAGCACAAGTGACAAAGTGATGTCTCTGGAAGCCAAGCTGgagaagcagcagctggagcTGAGAGCAG ATCACGCCACCTTGCTCTTTCACCTGAAGCACTTCCCAGCCGACGTGCGCGTCCTGTCCTGTCAGATGGCCTTCCTGCGAAGCAACG GCACGGAATGCTGCCCCATCGGCTGGCTGGAGCACGACGGCAGCTGCTACTGGTTTTCTCGCTCTGGATCCACCTGGCCGCGGGCTGAGCAGTCCTGCCGGCTGCAGAACGCCCACCTGGTCGTCATCAACTCCAGAGAGGAGCAG AAATTCATTGCACAGCACTCGAGCCCCTTTCACACCTGGATAGGTCTCACTGAGCGCGATGGCTCCTGGAAGTGGTTGGACGGCACAGACTATGGGAACAGCTACAA GAACTGGGCCTTCGGTGAACCAAATAACTGGCAGGGGCATGAGGAGGGCGGAAGTGAAGACTGTGCTGAAGTCCGGGAGGACGGGCGCTGGAACGACGATTTCTGCCTGCAGGTGCAGCGCTGGGCGTGTGAGATGACACGCAACATCACCGGCTAG